A window of Phyllopteryx taeniolatus isolate TA_2022b chromosome 19, UOR_Ptae_1.2, whole genome shotgun sequence contains these coding sequences:
- the LOC133469463 gene encoding serine/threonine-protein kinase tousled-like 2 isoform X2, with protein MEGLHSQALSLDPRRQELLEARFTGVGVAKINSESSSQSLCSVGSLSDKEVETLEKKVEHRSRKRKGDTCDINHQGKGRGHKTSDYFEFQQSSPSSAGSAHTDSSSCSSVKMVPAHLCSHKATQSELTLLKLTALERNKNSDLEKKEGRIDDLLRANCDLRRQVEEQQKLLERYKERLNKCVTMSKKLLIEKSKHEKRTCRDKSMQDRLRLGHFTTVRHGASFTEQWADGIAFQNLVKQQERVNSQREDIERQRKLLGKRKPPPVAQMQPPSTEHNKRKSRSNGQENEALSLAEYHEQEEIFKLRIGHFKKEEAEIQTELERLERVRNLHIRELKRIHNEDNSQFKDHPTLNDRYLLLYLLGRGGFSEVYKAFDLTEQRYVAVKIHQLKKNWREEKKQNYHKHACREYRIHKELDHPRIVKLYDYFSLDTDSFCTVLEYCEGNDLDFYLKQNKLMTEKEGRSVVMQIVNALKYLNQIRPPIIHYDLKPGNILLVNGSACGEIKITDFGLSKIMDDDSYSSADGMELTSQGAGTYWYLPPECFVVGKEPPKISNKVDVWSLGVIFYQSLYGRKPFGHNQSQQDILQENTILKATEVQFPPKPVVTPEAKTFIRRCLAYHKEDRVDVLQLSREPYLMPAIRKTLGGNASVPPTTPPFPSTSSCYGNSASN; from the exons ATGGAAGGACTTCACAGCCAGGCTCTAAGTTTGGACCCTCGCAGGCAGGAATTGCTCGAAGCCCGCTTCACTGGAGTTGGTGTGGCCAAG ATCAACAGTGAATCATCCAGCCAGTCTCTTTGCAGTGTGGGGTCCCTCAGCGACAAGGAAGTCGAg acaCTGGAGAAGAAGGTCGAGCACAGAAGCAGGAAGAGAAAAGGAGACACGTGTGACATCAACCATCAGG GAAAGGGACGAGGACACAAAACGAGTGATTACTTTGAG TTCCAGCAGAGCAGTCCTTCGTCGGCCGGCTCGGCCCACACCGACTCTTCATCATGCAGCTCTGTCAAGATGGTACCCGCACACTTGTGCTCCCACAAAGCCACCCAG TCTGAGCTGACGCTGCTGAAGCTGACGGCGCTGGAGAGGAACAAGAACTCCGACCTGGAGAAGAAAGAGGGGAGGATCGATGACCTGCTGAGG gCTAACTGCGACCTGCGGCGCCAGGTGGAAGAGCAGCAGAAGCTGTTGGAGCGCTACAAGGAGCGCCTCAACAAGTGCGTCACCATGAGCAAGAAGCTCCTCATCGAAAAG TCAAAGCATGAGAAGAGGACGTGCCGGGACAAGAGCATGCAGGATCGTCTGCGTCTGGGCCACTTCACCACAGTTCGCCACGGCGCCTCCTTCACCGAGCAGTGGGCTGACGGAATCGCCTTCCAGAACCTCGTCAA GCAACAAGAGCGCGTCAACTCGCAGCGTGAGGACATAGAGCGGCAGAGGAAGCTGCTGGGGAAAAGGAAGCCGCCCCCCGTGGCCCAGATGCAGCCGCCCAGCACTGAGCACAACAAACGAAAGAGCAGGAGCAACGGCCAGGAGAATGAAGC GCTGTCACTTGCAGAGTATCACGAGCAAGAGGAGATATTCAAACTCCGGATTGGTCATTTTAAAAAG GAAGAGGCGGAGATCCAGACGGAACTGGAGCGGTTGGAGCGAGTCCGGAATCTGCATATCCGCGAGCTGAAGAGAATCCACAACGAGGACAATTCGCA ATTTAAAGACCACCCGACGCTGAACGACAGATATCTGCTCTTGTATTTACTTGGAAGAGGGGGCTTCAGTGAAGTTTACAAG GCTTTTGATTTAACAGAGCAAAGGTATGTGGCTGTTAAAATCCACCAGCTCAAAAAGAATTGGCGTGAGGAGAAGAAGCAGAACTACCACAA gcacGCCTGTAGAGAGTACAGAATACACAAAGAACTGGATCACCCTAGGATAGTCAAGCTTTACGACTACTTCTCACTCGACACTGACTC CTTCTGCACTGTTCTGGAGTACTGCGAGGGAAACGACCTGGACTTCTACTTGAAGCAAAACAAGCTTATGACGGAGAAGGAGGGCCGCTCCGTTGTCATGCAGATTGTCAACGCGCTCAAGTACCTCAATCAGATCCGGCCGCCCATCATCCACTACGACCTCAAGCCAG GAAACATCCTGTTGGTGAACGGCTCTGCTTGCGGCGAGATTAAGATCACCGACTTCGGCCTGTCGAAGATCATGGACGACGACAGCTACAGTTCCGCGGACGGCATGGAGCTGACCTCGCAGGGGGCGGGGACCTACTG GTACCTTCCTCCGGAGTGCTTCGTGGTCGGCAAAGAGCCTCCTAAAATATCCAACAAAGTCGATGTTTGGTCACTCGGGGTCATCTTCTATCAGAGCTTATATGGACGCAAG CCATTTGGTCACAACCAATCCCAGCAGGATATCCTTCAAGAGAACACCATACTCAAAGCTACCGAGGTGCAGTTCCCCCCAAAACCTGTTGTCACCCCAGAAGCAAAG ACTTTCATCCGTCGCTGCCTGGCCTATCACAAGGAGGACCGCGTGGATGTGCTCCAGTTGTCACGGGAACCTTACCTAATGCCTGCCATCCGAAAGACCCTCGGCGGCAACGCCAGCGTGCCTCCCACTACGCCTCCTTTCCCTTCCACTTCCAGCTGCTACGGCAACAGCGCCTCCAACTGA
- the LOC133469463 gene encoding serine/threonine-protein kinase tousled-like 2 isoform X1, producing the protein MEGLHSQALSLDPRRQELLEARFTGVGVAKINSESSSQSLCSVGSLSDKEVETLEKKVEHRSRKRKGDTCDINHQGKGRGHKTSDYFEFASSSGSGTCPARGIPMLVRCCSSQHSLSNPSFQQSSPSSAGSAHTDSSSCSSVKMVPAHLCSHKATQSELTLLKLTALERNKNSDLEKKEGRIDDLLRANCDLRRQVEEQQKLLERYKERLNKCVTMSKKLLIEKSKHEKRTCRDKSMQDRLRLGHFTTVRHGASFTEQWADGIAFQNLVKQQERVNSQREDIERQRKLLGKRKPPPVAQMQPPSTEHNKRKSRSNGQENEALSLAEYHEQEEIFKLRIGHFKKEEAEIQTELERLERVRNLHIRELKRIHNEDNSQFKDHPTLNDRYLLLYLLGRGGFSEVYKAFDLTEQRYVAVKIHQLKKNWREEKKQNYHKHACREYRIHKELDHPRIVKLYDYFSLDTDSFCTVLEYCEGNDLDFYLKQNKLMTEKEGRSVVMQIVNALKYLNQIRPPIIHYDLKPGNILLVNGSACGEIKITDFGLSKIMDDDSYSSADGMELTSQGAGTYWYLPPECFVVGKEPPKISNKVDVWSLGVIFYQSLYGRKPFGHNQSQQDILQENTILKATEVQFPPKPVVTPEAKTFIRRCLAYHKEDRVDVLQLSREPYLMPAIRKTLGGNASVPPTTPPFPSTSSCYGNSASN; encoded by the exons ATGGAAGGACTTCACAGCCAGGCTCTAAGTTTGGACCCTCGCAGGCAGGAATTGCTCGAAGCCCGCTTCACTGGAGTTGGTGTGGCCAAG ATCAACAGTGAATCATCCAGCCAGTCTCTTTGCAGTGTGGGGTCCCTCAGCGACAAGGAAGTCGAg acaCTGGAGAAGAAGGTCGAGCACAGAAGCAGGAAGAGAAAAGGAGACACGTGTGACATCAACCATCAGG GAAAGGGACGAGGACACAAAACGAGTGATTACTTTGAG TTTGCCAGCAGCAGCGGTTCCGGCACCTGTCCGGCCCGCGGCATCCCCATGCTGGTGCGCTGTTGCTCTTCCCAGCACTCGCTGTCTAATCCCTCG TTCCAGCAGAGCAGTCCTTCGTCGGCCGGCTCGGCCCACACCGACTCTTCATCATGCAGCTCTGTCAAGATGGTACCCGCACACTTGTGCTCCCACAAAGCCACCCAG TCTGAGCTGACGCTGCTGAAGCTGACGGCGCTGGAGAGGAACAAGAACTCCGACCTGGAGAAGAAAGAGGGGAGGATCGATGACCTGCTGAGG gCTAACTGCGACCTGCGGCGCCAGGTGGAAGAGCAGCAGAAGCTGTTGGAGCGCTACAAGGAGCGCCTCAACAAGTGCGTCACCATGAGCAAGAAGCTCCTCATCGAAAAG TCAAAGCATGAGAAGAGGACGTGCCGGGACAAGAGCATGCAGGATCGTCTGCGTCTGGGCCACTTCACCACAGTTCGCCACGGCGCCTCCTTCACCGAGCAGTGGGCTGACGGAATCGCCTTCCAGAACCTCGTCAA GCAACAAGAGCGCGTCAACTCGCAGCGTGAGGACATAGAGCGGCAGAGGAAGCTGCTGGGGAAAAGGAAGCCGCCCCCCGTGGCCCAGATGCAGCCGCCCAGCACTGAGCACAACAAACGAAAGAGCAGGAGCAACGGCCAGGAGAATGAAGC GCTGTCACTTGCAGAGTATCACGAGCAAGAGGAGATATTCAAACTCCGGATTGGTCATTTTAAAAAG GAAGAGGCGGAGATCCAGACGGAACTGGAGCGGTTGGAGCGAGTCCGGAATCTGCATATCCGCGAGCTGAAGAGAATCCACAACGAGGACAATTCGCA ATTTAAAGACCACCCGACGCTGAACGACAGATATCTGCTCTTGTATTTACTTGGAAGAGGGGGCTTCAGTGAAGTTTACAAG GCTTTTGATTTAACAGAGCAAAGGTATGTGGCTGTTAAAATCCACCAGCTCAAAAAGAATTGGCGTGAGGAGAAGAAGCAGAACTACCACAA gcacGCCTGTAGAGAGTACAGAATACACAAAGAACTGGATCACCCTAGGATAGTCAAGCTTTACGACTACTTCTCACTCGACACTGACTC CTTCTGCACTGTTCTGGAGTACTGCGAGGGAAACGACCTGGACTTCTACTTGAAGCAAAACAAGCTTATGACGGAGAAGGAGGGCCGCTCCGTTGTCATGCAGATTGTCAACGCGCTCAAGTACCTCAATCAGATCCGGCCGCCCATCATCCACTACGACCTCAAGCCAG GAAACATCCTGTTGGTGAACGGCTCTGCTTGCGGCGAGATTAAGATCACCGACTTCGGCCTGTCGAAGATCATGGACGACGACAGCTACAGTTCCGCGGACGGCATGGAGCTGACCTCGCAGGGGGCGGGGACCTACTG GTACCTTCCTCCGGAGTGCTTCGTGGTCGGCAAAGAGCCTCCTAAAATATCCAACAAAGTCGATGTTTGGTCACTCGGGGTCATCTTCTATCAGAGCTTATATGGACGCAAG CCATTTGGTCACAACCAATCCCAGCAGGATATCCTTCAAGAGAACACCATACTCAAAGCTACCGAGGTGCAGTTCCCCCCAAAACCTGTTGTCACCCCAGAAGCAAAG ACTTTCATCCGTCGCTGCCTGGCCTATCACAAGGAGGACCGCGTGGATGTGCTCCAGTTGTCACGGGAACCTTACCTAATGCCTGCCATCCGAAAGACCCTCGGCGGCAACGCCAGCGTGCCTCCCACTACGCCTCCTTTCCCTTCCACTTCCAGCTGCTACGGCAACAGCGCCTCCAACTGA
- the itgb3b gene encoding integrin beta-3b — MDALWMCFWILLGITGVYGPNVCTSRGASTCKQCLAVHPSCAWCVQEEFGHGEASSSRCDRKANLVAAGCPPPAVESPNSRMQVIEDRPLSKKAAGATQDVTQIKPQKLHITLRPDDAKRFTVKVRQVEDYPVDLYYLMDLSYSMNDDLYRLRTLGKGLAEAMNRTTSNLRMGFGAFVDKPISPYMYISPKEAVKNPCYSINTTCRPQFGYKHVLSLTDKVSRFTEEVRKQMVSRNRDAPEGGFDAILQAAVCKEQIGWRPGASHLLIFTSDAKTHVALDGRLAGLVQPNDGRCHLNPANLYSMSTIMDYPSLALITEKMSENNINLIFAVTNPVVSLYQNYSELIPGTTVGTLSNDSGNVIQLILKAYAKIRSKVELELLGVPEELSLSFNATCLNGEVIPGLKSCSGLKIGDTVSFSVEARARACPKQKKKKTFIIKPVGFKDSLSITVTIECDCKCQNKAQPNSPKCHHGNGTFQCGICMCHPGRLGPHCECAEGDYGPAEQDHCTEPGVSGVCSGRGDCVCGQCVCHSSDFGKVWGKLCECDDFNCLRYKGELCSGHGMCNCGFCQCAPDWQGENCNCSTRTDTCVSHLGFLCSGRGQCVCGTCECTQPGAYGATCDKCPTCPDACTMIKECVECKHFKRGKLFEDNTCARICKDEIVLLEELVLHDTNAVNCTYKDEDDCVQRFQYYEDASGKAILFVVKEPDCPEGPDVLVVLLSVAGAILFLGLATLLIWKLLITIHDRREFAKFEEERARAKWDTGHNPLYKGATSTFTNITYRGKD, encoded by the exons ATGGACGCGCTTTGGATGTGCTTTTGGATCCTGTTGGGAATAACTGGAGTTTACG GTCCAAACGTGTGCACCTCCAGGGGTGCGAGCACATGTAAGCAGTGTCTGGCCGTGCACCCCAGCTGTGCATGGTGCGTCCAAGAG GAATTCGGTCACGGGGAGGCCAGCTCTTCCCGCTGCGACCGAAAAGCCAACCTGGTGGCTGCAGGCTGCCCTCCTCCGGCCGTGGAGTCTCCAAACAGCAGAATGCAGGTGATAGAGGACCGGCCCCTCAGCAAGAAGGCGGCGGGGGCCACGCAGGACGTGACCCAGATCAAGCCCCAGAAACTCCACATTACCCTCAGGCCTG acGACGCCAAGCGCTTTACTGTAAAGGTGCGCCAGGTGGAAGACTACCCCGTGGACCTTTACTACCTCATGGACCTCTCCTACTCCATGAATGATGATCTCTACCGCTTGAGGACGCTGGGCAAGGGCCTGGCCGAAGCCATGAACCGCACCACCAGCAACCTCCGCATGGGCTTTGGAGCCTTTGTGGACAAGCCGATCTCCCCTTACATGTACATCTCCCCCAAGGAGGCAGTCAAGAACCCTTGTTACAG CATAAACACCACCTGCCGGCCACAGTTTGGTTACAAGCATGTCTTGTCACTGACGGATAAAGTGAGCCGCTTCACCGAGGAAGTGAGGAAGCAGATGGTATCCAGGAACCGGGACGCCCCCGAGGGAGGCTTCGACGCCATCCTCCAGGCGGCCGTCTGCAAG GAGCAAATCGGCTGGCGTCCCGGAGCGTCCCACCTCCTCATCTTCACTTCAGACGCCAAGACGCACGTGGCGCTAGACGGCCGTCTCGCCGGGCTCGTGCAGCCCAATGACGGACGTTGCCACCTCAACCCGGCCAACCTGTACAGCATGTCCACCATCATG GATTACCCATCCCTCGCTCTCATCACAGAGAAGATGTCAGAGAACAACATCAATCTCATCTTTGCTGTCACCAAccctgtggtttctttgtaccAG AACTACAGCGAGCTGATTCCCGGCACCACTGTGGGAACACTCTCCAATGACTCTGGCAATGTTATTCAGCTCATTTTGAAGGCCTACGCA AAAATTCGCTCCAAAGTGGAGCTGGAGCTTCTGGGAGTCCCGGAGGAGCTGTCCCTCTCCTTCAACGCCACGTGTTTGAATGGAGAAGTCATCCCAGGCCTCAAGTCCTGCTCGGGACTCAAGATCGGAGACACG GTGTCCTTCAGCGTGGAGGCCCGAGCACGAGCCTGCCccaaacagaagaagaagaagaccttCATCATCAAGCCGGTGGGCTTTAAGGACTCGCTGTCCATCACCGTCACCATCGAGTGCGACTGCAAGTGCCAGAACAAGGCTCAGCCCAACAGCCCCAAGTGTCACCACGGCAACGGCACCTTTCAGTGTGGCATCTGCATGTGCCACCCGGGGCGCCTGGGCCCGCACTGCGAGTGCGCCGAGGGCGACTACGGGCCGGCCGAGCAGGACCACTGCACGGAGCCCGGCGTGTCCGGCGTCTGCAGCGGGCGCGGGGACTGCGTGTGCGGCCAGTGCGTGTGCCACAGCAGCGACTTTGGCAAAGTGTGGGGGAAGCTCTGCGAGTGCGATGACTTCAACTGCCTTCGCTACAAAGGCGAACTCTGCTCCG gCCATGGCATGTGCAACTGTGGCTTTTGCCAGTGCGCCCCCGACTGGCAGGGGGAGAACTGCAACTGCTCCACGCGTACCGACACCTGCGTGTCGCACCTGGGCTTCCTGTGCAGTGGGCGTGGCCAGTGTGTGTGCGGCACTTGTGAGTGCACCCAGCCCGGAGCCTACGGGGCCACCTGCGACAAATGCCCCACCTGCCCTGACGCGTGCACCATGATAAA agaATGTGTGGAgtgtaaacatttcaaaagaggCAAGCTCTTTGAGGACAACACCTGCGCTCGCATTTGCAAGGATGAGATTGTGCTCCTGGAAGAATTAG TGCTTCATGACACAAACGCAGTGAACTGCACCTACAAGGACGAGGACGACTGCGTGCAGCGTTTCCAGTACTATGAGGACGCCAGCGGCAAGGCCATCTTGTTTGTCGTCAAGGAGCCAG ACTGTCCCGAGGGTCCGGACGTTTTGGTGGTGCTGCTCTCTGTGGCGGGGGCCATTTTGTTCCTGGGCTTGGCCACACTTCTCATTTGGAAGCTGCTGATCACCATTCACGACAGGCGGGAGTTTGCCAAATTTGAAGAAGAGCGCGCACGGGCCAAGTGGGACACG GGACACAATCCTCTTTATAAAGGGGCCACGTCTACCTTCACAAACATCACATACAGAGGAAAAGACTGA